From the Lolium rigidum isolate FL_2022 chromosome 2, APGP_CSIRO_Lrig_0.1, whole genome shotgun sequence genome, one window contains:
- the LOC124688420 gene encoding 7-deoxyloganetin glucosyltransferase-like — protein sequence MSRPHAVLIPYPAQGHVTPLLHLAMVLHARGFFVTFVNSEYNHRRLLRSRGADSLAGLDDFRFETIPDGLPPCENDDVTQDIPSLCTSFATHGAALLRDLLVRLDDAGRPPVSCLIPDGVMSFALEVAEEMGIPALVFWTTSACGFMGYLHFAELIDRGYVPLKDESYLTNGYLDTMLDWVPGMPGIRLRDMPSFVRTTDRDDVMLNFDSGEAQNAHRAQGVILNTFDAVEQDVVDALRRIFPRVYTVGPLPALAVAAARARPELEAIGGNLWKEDASCVAWLDGQQQPGSVVYVNFGSITVMSHAHLIEFAWGLARCGRPFLWVIRPDLVAGETAVLPGEFVDETKDRGIFLSWCPQEQVLGYPATGLFLTHSGWNSTQESICAGVPMICWPFFAEQMTNCRYVCAEWGIGLEIDSNVRREDVARLVLEAMDGDKGKDMRAKAAMWKEKAVAATEEGGTSSIGIGRLVEFLLGRSDPES from the exons ATGAGCCGCCCGCACGCCGTGCTCATCCCGTACCCGGCGCAGGGCCACGTCACGCCCCTGCTGCACCTCGCCATGGTGCTGCACGCCAGGGGCTTCTTCGTCACCTTCGTCAACTCCGAGTACAACCACCGCCGCCTGCTCCGATCCCGCGGCGCCGACTCGCTCGCCGGCCTCGACGACTTCCGGTTCGAGACGATACCGGACGGCCTGCCGCCGTGCGAGAACGATGATGTCACGCAGGATATCCCCTCGCTGTGCACGTCCTTCGCCACGCACGGCGCCGCGCTCCTCAGGGACCTCCTGGTGAGACTCGACGACGCCGGGAGGCCGCCGGTGAGCTGCCTTATACCTGACGGCGTGATGAGCTTCGCCCTGGAGGTGGCCGAGGAGATGGGCATCCCGGCCCTGGTGTTCTGGACCACCAGCGCGTGCGGCTTCATGGGGTACCTCCACTTCGCCGAGCTCATCGACAGAGGCTACGTGCCACTCAAAG ACGAGAGCTACCTGACCAACGGCTACCTGGACACGATGCTGGACTGGGTGCCCGGGATGCCGGGGATACGGCTGCGGGACATGCCCAGCTTCGTCCGCACCACCGACCGGGACGACGTGATGCTCAACTTCGACAGCGGCGAGGCGCAGAACGCGCACCGTGCCCAGGGCGTCATCCTCAACACGTTCGACGCCGTCGAGCAAGACGTCGTAGACGCGCTCCGCCGCATCTTCCCGCGCGTCTACACCGTCGGCCCGCTCCCGGCGCTCGCTGTCGCCGCGGCGCGTGCGCGGCCGGAGCTTGAAGCGATCGGCGGCAACCTCTGGAAGGAGGACGCGAGCTGCGTTGCGTGGCTCGACGGCCAGCAGCAGCCCGGCTCCGTCGTGTACGTCAACTTCGGCAGCATCACGGTCATGTCGCACGCCCACCTGATCGAGTTCGCGTGGGGCCTGGCGCGCTGCGGCCGCCCGTTCCTGTGGGTCATCAGGCccgacctcgtcgccggcgagacgGCTGTGCTGCCGGGGGAGTTCGTCGATGAGACCAAAGACAGAGGGATCTTCCTGAGCTGGTGCCCGCAGGAGCAAGTCCTGGGTTATCCGGCGACCGGGCTGTTCCTGACGCACTCCGGGTGGAACTCGACGCAGGAGAGCATCTGCGCCGGCGTGCCGATGATCTGCTGGCCCTTCTTCGCCGAGCAGATGACCAACTGCCGTTACGTTTGCGCCGAGTGGGGCATCGGGCTCGAGATCGATAGCAACGTGAGGAGGGAGGACGTGGCAAGGCTCGTGCTCGAGGCCATGGACGGCGACAAAGGCAAGGACATGAGAGCCAAGGCTGCGATGTGGAAGGAGAAGGCCGTAGCGGCGACAGAGGAAGGCGGGACATCGAGCATAGGCATTGGTCGTCTGGTCGAATTCTTGCTTGGAAGGAGTGATCCTGAAAGCTGA